From Thermovirga sp., one genomic window encodes:
- a CDS encoding sodium-translocating pyrophosphatase, with the protein MLAQIVWISGGAGLLALAFALFSSGRIKSFEVTNERVNELSDIIQRGSMAFLSREYRALVPFVVVVGAILWLKIGYPMAVSFLLGAFCSGLAGLVGMRVATRANGKTAFAAGQGMNPALRIAFTGGTVMGMSVVGIGIIGIIICYWFFKDPNIITGFGFGASSIALFARVGGGIYTKAADVGADLVGKVEAGIPEDDPRNPAVIADNVGDNVGDIAGMGADLFESYVNSIIAAMAIGLVAFGDTGVIYPLLLASLGIVSAVLGTFFVRVREGGDPQLALRIGTLVTGAFMIVGSYFMTRAVFGDITIFWAVLSGVAVGVLIGIVTEYYTSSGYPPVKGIAQASITGTATNILAGLGVGMKSTAVPVLMLCGSILVGVRFGGLYGIACAAVGMLSITGMTLSVDAYGPIADNAGGIAEMSHMPPQVRKITDRLDAVGNTTAAIGKGLAIGSAALTALALFAAYATAVGLEVIDINNPRVMVGLFIGGMLPFIFSAMTIQAVGRAASQMIDEVRRQFREIPGIMEGEGRPEYERCIEISTGASLKEMIVPGSLAVISPVVVGLVLGAEALGGLLGGAIITGVMMAIFMSNAGGAWDNAKKYIEEGNLGGKGSEPHEAAVVGDTVGDPFKDTAGPSLNILIKLMSVVALVLAPLFI; encoded by the coding sequence ATGTTGGCACAGATAGTCTGGATATCCGGAGGGGCCGGGTTGCTCGCCCTCGCCTTCGCCCTGTTTTCGTCGGGGCGCATCAAATCTTTCGAGGTCACCAATGAACGGGTGAATGAACTGTCCGATATCATACAGAGGGGTTCCATGGCTTTCCTCTCCAGGGAGTACAGGGCCCTGGTCCCCTTCGTCGTGGTCGTCGGCGCGATACTCTGGCTGAAGATCGGCTACCCCATGGCCGTTTCCTTCCTGCTCGGGGCTTTCTGCAGCGGCCTGGCGGGACTGGTGGGCATGAGGGTGGCCACCAGGGCCAACGGCAAGACGGCCTTCGCCGCCGGGCAGGGCATGAACCCGGCCCTCAGGATAGCCTTCACCGGCGGGACCGTCATGGGCATGTCCGTCGTCGGCATCGGGATAATCGGCATCATCATCTGCTACTGGTTCTTCAAGGATCCCAACATCATCACCGGTTTTGGCTTCGGGGCCAGTTCCATAGCCCTCTTCGCAAGGGTCGGCGGCGGCATATACACCAAGGCCGCCGACGTGGGGGCCGACTTGGTGGGCAAGGTCGAGGCGGGCATCCCCGAGGATGACCCGAGAAACCCGGCTGTCATAGCCGATAATGTGGGCGACAACGTGGGCGATATCGCCGGCATGGGCGCCGATCTTTTCGAATCCTACGTGAACTCCATCATTGCGGCCATGGCCATTGGATTGGTGGCCTTCGGCGACACGGGCGTCATCTACCCGTTGCTCCTGGCCTCCCTGGGCATCGTCTCGGCAGTGCTGGGGACCTTTTTCGTCAGGGTCCGCGAGGGGGGAGACCCCCAACTGGCCCTCAGGATTGGGACGCTCGTGACGGGAGCCTTCATGATAGTCGGTTCCTACTTCATGACCAGGGCCGTCTTCGGCGACATCACCATCTTTTGGGCCGTCCTGTCCGGAGTGGCCGTCGGCGTCCTCATCGGCATCGTGACGGAGTACTATACCTCCTCGGGTTATCCCCCTGTGAAGGGCATAGCCCAGGCTTCCATCACGGGGACGGCGACTAATATCCTGGCCGGCCTCGGCGTGGGCATGAAGTCCACCGCCGTCCCCGTCCTGATGCTCTGCGGTTCCATCCTCGTGGGCGTCAGGTTCGGGGGGCTCTACGGCATCGCCTGCGCGGCCGTCGGCATGCTCTCCATCACCGGGATGACCCTCAGTGTCGACGCTTACGGTCCTATCGCCGACAACGCCGGCGGCATAGCCGAGATGAGCCACATGCCCCCCCAGGTCCGCAAGATAACCGACCGGCTCGATGCGGTGGGCAACACCACCGCGGCCATAGGTAAGGGGTTGGCCATCGGTTCGGCCGCCCTCACCGCGCTGGCGCTCTTTGCTGCCTACGCCACCGCTGTGGGTCTTGAGGTCATCGATATCAACAACCCCAGGGTCATGGTAGGCCTGTTCATAGGGGGCATGCTCCCCTTCATCTTCAGCGCCATGACGATCCAGGCCGTCGGTCGGGCCGCTTCCCAGATGATCGACGAGGTGCGCCGCCAGTTCCGGGAGATACCCGGCATAATGGAGGGTGAGGGCCGGCCCGAGTACGAGCGCTGCATCGAGATATCCACCGGGGCCTCCCTGAAGGAGATGATCGTTCCCGGGTCCCTTGCCGTGATCAGCCCGGTTGTCGTTGGCCTGGTCCTCGGGGCCGAGGCCCTGGGCGGACTCCTGGGCGGGGCCATCATCACGGGCGTCATGATGGCCATCTTCATGTCCAACGCGGGCGGGGCCTGGGACAACGCCAAGAAGTACATCGAGGAGGGCAACCTCGGGGGCAAGGGCTCAGAACCTCACGAGGCGGCCGTCGTAGGCGATACCGTCGGGGACCCCTTCAAGGACACCGCCGGCCCCAGCCTCAACATCCTTATCAAGCTGATGTCGGTGGTAGCGTTGGTTCTGGCCCCGTTGTTCATTTAA